From Solea senegalensis isolate Sse05_10M linkage group LG7, IFAPA_SoseM_1, whole genome shotgun sequence, a single genomic window includes:
- the LOC122772388 gene encoding circadian-associated transcriptional repressor-like, whose product MSTSDSDYSIDWLASDEEDYESPKTLSPRCTVESSSSSSSSSSSRESPTSCVHSGANQRRMSKSRNCADVRAQAVLQTPAFSLPQGSTSVCLQQTLPVESQHRSTRKRANSAGLDGLCEKNQADTENELFSHKCLELQCYIQPLSSILRSLKSGRYSERLSSFQESIAMDRIQRILGVLQNPNMGGRFLRIILKIEEMLRSWFPQIKPNLQQMFDDAPPKKQKRHSSSSSSPAASHCSSDIKVTASFSSCLLKWCHTSSPICSLKTTESAHSPAATAALLLPARYRQEVTQDNVVSSSTDSHTRSQHHLSAQPVHSQGLTPFTISSPCLKRLLQTKDSIITPRTVGDEDWLS is encoded by the exons ATGTCAACTTCAGACTCTGATTACTCTATTGACTGGCTTGCCAGCGATGAGGAAGACTATGAGAGCCCAAAGACACTCAGTCCCCGGTGCACAGTGGAgtcatcgtcttcatcatcttcttcttcatcatcaagGGAATCTCCTACCAGCTGCGTCCACTCTGGAGCGAACCAGAGGAGGATGAGCAAATCACGCAACTGCGCAGACGTCAGAGCCCAGGCTGTTCTGCAGACGCCGGCCTTCAGCCTGCCTCAGGGATCCACGTCTGTTTGTTTGCAGCAGACTCTTCCTGTGGAGTCGCAGCATCGTTCAACCAGGAAGAGAGCAAACAGTGCTGGTTTGGATGGACTCTGTGAAAAGAATCAAGCAGACACTGAAAATGAGCTATTCTCACACAAG TGCTTGGAGCTGCAGTGCTATATCCAGCCTCTGTCCTCCATCCTGCGGAGCCTGAAATCAGGGAGGTACTCTGAAC GTCTCAGCAGTTTCCAGGAGAGCATTGCTATGGACCGTATTCAGAGAATACTGGGAGTCCTTCAGAACCCAAACATGGG cggGCGTTTCCTCAGAATCATTCTGAAAATAGAAGAAATGCTTCGGAGTTGGTTTCCGCAAATCAAACCAAATCTGCAGCAGATGTTTGATGACGCACCACCCAAGAAgcaaaag cgtcactcctcctcctcctcctcccccgcaGCATCTCACTGCTCGTCAGACATAAAGGTGACGGCCTcattctcctcctgtctcctcaaATGGTGTCACACCTCATCACCCATCTGCTCACTAAAGACGACAGAGTCGGCGCACAGCCCAGCCGCCACCGCCGCTCTACTCCTGCCCGCTCGctacagacaggaagtgacccagGACAACGTTGTCTCCTCCAGCACGGACTCACACACAAGATCACAGCACCACCTCAGCGCCCAGCCTGTCCACAGCCAGGGACTGACGCCCTTCACAATCAGCTCGCCTTGTCTCAAAAGACTCCTGCAGACAAAGGACAGCATCATCACTCCCAGGACTGTGGGAGATGAAGACTGGCTGTCGTAA